From the Lathyrus oleraceus cultivar Zhongwan6 chromosome 3, CAAS_Psat_ZW6_1.0, whole genome shotgun sequence genome, the window ttcagttcagtatgtagtgaagtctggagttcaaaagcacaacagacctggccaaaagatcagtgtgaaactgtcaaactggatgtcttgacagttcttccagtaagctgatactgaagtagagactggttggtcttttacagtacaacaaatttagcacagtctgttttcagaaaccaagcagacttagcatatggttctggacttggatgtcaaacggaatgttgtgacattcactcctgactgcatatgctaaattgttggatggttagtttttctgtttcaggatttttctcaggctattcttcaggaatccaccagctgatctaaaatctaggaaactaacaactaagcttCGATTAAcgaacctggcaaataatctatttgttagctccttaataagtggagattagtttaacttgttacaacctttaatttaggaaacacaagtacatgaccaacaaactggaacaatgtaacagataatgtccaaaacaggattgagacatcttgcagatatctgtgtaggaaaacaacagaagtgaatgataaggtgcacataactaggtgtccctccattctaggatgacatagaaggagaggtcatgacactgtgaaaaggtgcacagtagtacagagtgtaataactgtcttgctgtaataggtacaatgttagatcagatggCATAACTTGTAGTAGAACATCTGAATcctgactacaccagaatttcaataaccaagataaaatacaaaacgataaacaaagcattttcaaaagaaacaaaaggtacttgattcaacgtcaagtttTTTTCCtgaataaaactcacaccattgcaacgtAAATACTATATTTGACGCCAAGTGTTCCCCACCCTTTCTTTTCCGTCTTATCTCCTCAATCGACCACTATTTCAAAATCAATAGgcaaacccttgatccaacgtcaagcggtcttctttcaaatcaaactcaaaaacaCAATAAATACGATTACAATTGTACGCCACGAGTCTTAAGCGGTAAAGAATGGAtgagaatggagctttcctacactcgttctaaatgcttcgaacacaagatGTTTGACTTGGTAGTTcgaggtattcacctttatccatagtatttagtgcaatccgaaatcaataacacTTTCTCCAAACGTAAAAGCAATCCAacgcattcaaaccttttgtttgatCCTTAGGGCGACACAAACGAAAACCCTTCTTTAAGGTAATAAAATCAACCAAAGAAATAAACCTTTTAAACCCACGAACTACggggctctgatttctcacttcaatAAGTGATCAGTAGGCACAAGgacccaatccttggcgagcacactaatttaaaataTACATCCACTCCACAAACCTTTGGCAAACAAATATTTCGATAAACAACATCCACGtaagcgcaaacatcctagatggttcccatggagtactATGGAggtgaggggtgctaataccttccccttgcataaccggCTTCCAAACCTGTTCATGGTTTCGATGACCATTatttggggttttctcgatattttttccctttcctttggaataaataaaaaccgatggcgactctgtatttttcgcaTAGCGATAACTGGCGACTCTGCGGGGGACATCTCTCCCTAAGCAAGTCAAGCCTAATCTAGGTTGCTTTCTCGCATATATGGATGCTTATCCTTTTGATTGTTTGCCTTTATTTATTGCCTTTCGCTTTAAATTCCGTAATATCTGTTACATGGTTCCATGGTTCTATGGTATCGATGGCTACTACTTTGATTGCGAAAAgccttgtgggaaagactttctacccgagtctagagtgGAAACTTGAGATATGAGAGGTTGAGTATTAGGGGccaccgagaagcttttctcgtaaGGGTCAATACGAGAACCTTgcttagagtagattcttttggAGATGTTGACCATCGTCAAGCTTTTGGCGTAAGCGATCAATATCTTTATTAGGATCaatgactctaaggacctttgtAGAGCATTGAACCTTTGACCAATTAAGATTGAAGGTCGTGTAGTACGggtccccgagaagcttttctcgtgtGAGTCGATACAAAGATCTCACTCAAAATAGATTTTCTTGATGGAGTTGTCAACCGACAAGCTTTTGCCGTAAGCGGTAAAACGTCGAGGAGGTCTATGACTTTGAGACCCTTGTCTAGAACCCGATGTCGATGGTCGCGTAGTGCGggtccccgagaagcttttctcgtgtGGGTCGGTACGAAGATTTCACCCAGAAGAGGCTCATTTGAGGGAGTTGATGACCGACAAGCTTTTGCCGTAAGCGCCAAACAACCAAATGAATCGATGACTCTGGGGTCCCTATATATAACCCTAGACTACAACCAGTGAGATCCCTATTGTGGAAAGCAATTAGTGTTACCCTCCATATGTATCTTGAGCCTGTGATACTATGCATGCTTGCATGTTCGACTTATGGAAGTCGTGCTTATGAACTGAATCACCCATGCATTCATATATTCATGCATCATGCGCATAAACAATAAAAACAAAGATCTTAGTATCTGGTGTTTATTGCAGGAAACTACGAAGACTTTTGCAAAGAAATCATGAATGCTCTTCTCAGAAAAAGCACATTCTCCTTCAGGTACAAGGAACCCCGATTGGATAGCTTGAAAGCTTTGAGTTCCAAGATAGCCCCTGTCAAATACAAGTGCTATGCAGCCTATGGAAACATTCTGGACCTGGTAAATGAGAATGTGGACTACGTGGCCCTCACTACCTTGGATTAATACTATGACATTCTGCTGCATTGTTTCACCTTTCCGTACTTCCAGATGGCTCCTACTTTGGAAGAGTTTGAAAGGATTCTAAACCGCTCCATCAAGGACCATAATATGTTCCCCAAGATCGAAGAAGACTTTGCCATGCCCAAGTTAGCATCAATGTTGGAGATCAACGTATGTGAGCTAGCAGCCAGTTGGGCTCCGAAAGGGGTTGACAAGGGATTCTCTAGAAAAATTCTGGAAGGTCATGCATGGAAATTCTCTAAAGAGAAGAAATAGGAATCTTGTATTAAAGTCTTGGCGTTGTTGATCTCTGGGATCGTCCTATTCCCAAACATCAACAACTTCATAGATCGTGCTGCAGTGGAAATTTTCTTATCTGGCAACCCAGTGTCATTCCTCTTGGCGGACTTCTATCACACTTTCCACACTCGCCATGAGAAGAAAGGTGGAACTTTCCTATGTTGTGCTCCAATATTGCACATATGGATGAAGACTCATATGCCGCAAGACGATCCTTTTGTATATAAGGATCTCCCTTGGTGCCAGAAATTTATGTCACTTTCTTCCGGTACTATCCAGTGGTACAATAGGGAATGGGAAACCCAAAACATCCTCCTCAGGTGTGGAGGATTTCCGAATGTACCCTTAGTAGGCACACATAGGTGTATCAACTACAATCAGGTGTTGTGCATGAGGCAATTTGGACATGCAATGAACGATCCTCCAAGAGATGAAGACTTGGTCCCTTTTGTCATCAATAGTGTTGATCCACTTAACCCTGCTGTGAGGGAAGTAAGGCAAGCCTGGACCAAGATTGTCAGGAGTAGTCCAAAACTTGGAAAGAAGAACGTCATTGCCAAATAACCATTTGTGCAGTGGGCAAAAGAAAGTGCACGAGTAGTCAAGATGCCTTTCTACCTTGAATCCTCATCTCTCCCTCATGTCCCTAAACCCGAGCCAATCTTACAAGAGGATGTCGACATACTCACTAGTAAGATAAATGAACTTGAACTGGAAAACACCTGTTTGCGACTCCAACTCATCAAGGAGAAGCAAAGGGGTGATGACCTAGAAGACGAAGGCAAAGAGGTAAAAGTCTTGTATGAAACTAGAAGGAAGAGGGCGAGAGaagaaaaaggaaagaaagagTGGGTCGGTGGTGCTCTCCTGAGAGAAAATTCAGAACTTGATGGACGAAACAACGAATTAAACCGAGCTTGGCGTGTTGTTCGAGACTTGGAAATAACTCTAGAACTTACCAACATGGATAAGAAAAGTGCCAAGGAAGACTATGAAGCTCAGATTAGTGAACTGAGAAAGACCATCAAAGGATACCAAGATCACGCTTTCCGCGAGAAGCTGGAAAAGGAAAGGATACACCGAGCCTACCTTCACGAAAAGTTCCAGTTGGAAAAAGCTCATGAGAAGATCCGAAACATGAAAGTTGGAATCATTAATGAGGAGTATCAAGATATGAGGAACAATTACCTATACGGGAAGGATGCTTATCAAAAGACCGAAGGAGCTATAGCCGAAAGGGATGCCACCATCGGGAACTTGCAAGGACTATACACCGAATGGAGAGACAAATATGCTAACATGGCAATTTTGACCAACTACGCCCTCCAAGACTTCCCCGATGGGATGAAGGAGACTGACCAGATCATGTGTCCTGATAACACTCCTCACCAAGTTTACAACTTTGTGAAGTTATGCAAGAAGACCATGGTCGAGCTGATCACAAATGTTGAAGCTCTCCGCAATTCTCAAGGGATTACCTTTCAGTCAATTTGTAGTTTGTTCCTGATTTAATACCAAGAGGGTTGTCTCTTGGATTTCATTGTACCTGTTGTGAAAAAAAAGAACATATGAATGAATGAACGAGGTTTTATGATTCCAACTTGTGTGTTATTATTTTTTATTGCAATGTTAATTGTCTAAATTATTTCTCGCAATAAATAACAAGATAACTAAGAGCTTTGCTAAAagataaaaataataaataaaatcaaAGCATGCATCATTCCGCATAACATGAAAGCAAAACAAGGAACTTACCACTTGACCTTTTTGCATCCATAAATCACAAGCTGACTTCTCAACACTGGTACAACACCCGAAGCAAGCAGAAATCACTCATGGACCAGCTTGAACAAAACCAGAGTGCTCTAAGGAAAGAGATGTTTGGTATGCGTGCCTAGATGGGGCAACTAATGGAGACCATTTAGGCTGTGGCCAGGGGCCAAGAAGTTATCGTTAGGAGTCATGAGGAGCTCCGTCTAGCCAATCAGAGGGCTACCGTTTCTACCAATCCCGTGCCACCACTTGGCAACCCTCCAGTTCAAATCCTTGTGGGTCCACTAGGAGGTGTACCTCCACTTGTAGGAGGAGGTCCGACCAATCAGAATCATGTCGTTCCTCCCGGCTTTGAAATGGACGATCAGAATGATGCCTTCTACAATCCTAAGGAAGAGTCGGTCTATGATGCTTTCGGACCAGCCAATGCTGAAATTGATAGGAAGTTTTGTGCCGTAGAGGAGAAAATGAAAGCTATGGAAGGACCCAATAATTTTGGACTGGACGCTGCTGAGATGTGCCTGGTGCTCAGTGTTCAGATACCTGCCAAGTTCAAAGTGCCTAgctttgaaaaatacaagggggTCAACTGTCCCAGAACGCACGTCCGAGCATACTGCAGGAAGATGACCGCATACTCTAGTGATGCAAAACTACTCATGCACTTCTTCCAAGACAGCGTAAGTGGGGCttccttggagtggtacatgcaactGGAGAGTACGACCATCCGGACTTGGAAAGACCTTGCTGAGGCATTCCTGAAACATTACCAGTATAATACGGATATGGCTCCGAATCTGACCCAGCTCCAGAGCTTAACGCAGAAATCAGATGAATCtttcaaggaatatgcccagCGTTTGAGAGAGCTGGCAACTAGAGTTTAACCCCCACTCTTGGAGAAGTAATTGATTGATCTGTTCATAGGAACACTCCAGGGGCTCTATTATGAGAAGCTGGTAGGGAGTACGTCCATTGGATTCTCAGATTTGGTAATCGTTGGTGAGAGAATCGAGAATGGTCTGAAAAGTGGAAAGATTTTGAGTGTTGTTGGCCCGTCTAATGGGGCGAAGAAACCGTATGTCGGTTTTTCTAAGAAGAAAGAAAGAGTGACCAACAACGCGTCGGTAGCTAGAGGTAGGGACAGGGCGCGTCAGGCACCCTATCCGCATGTGGCTGCTATCGCACCTGGTCCGTGCCAACAGGTGGCCGCCATGGCACTCAATCCTTATCAACAACCATTCACCATACCTACAGGTCAGAACGTGGGTCAGCAACTAAATCCGTACCAACAACAATATGTTCCTCCACAATAACAATATTACCAACCAGGACAGCAGAGGCTGAGGAAGCCAGAAAGGAAGTTTGATCCTCTCCCAACCACTTACACTTGTATGCTGCCATACCTGCTCAAAGGGTCGCTGGTACAACTGAGGGAGTTAAAGCCTCCAACCATACTACCACCTGGGTACGATGCCAACACTCATTGTGAATTCCATATGGGAGCACCCAGCCACACAATTGAAAattgtagagctttcaagcatAAAGTGCAGGATTTAATTGATGCCAAAGCCATTTCGTTCGCACCTAATGGCCCTAACACCAATAACAATCCTATGCCGCCACATGCCGGTCCTTCTGTGAGCATGACCGAAGAAGAGAAGAAGGTGATGTATCGTGTAGAGGAGATAAGAACTTTGTTGGCTGTTGTCAAAGAGCAATTATTGATGAATGAAGTACATCCTGGGTGTGATGCAGAATGCGAAGGCTGTTTGGTGAATCCCCAAGATTTTGAAAAGTTGAAAGTGGGTGTTCAAAAGTTGATCGACCAGGGAGTGATGATAATAGAACATATGTTTGCTGCTAATGAGGTATCCACGCTTGAAATTCCATATGATCTTGTACGAGTACCTGTCGAGATCCCTTATGATCCGATTCCAGTGCCTGCTACAGCATACCCGATCACATCACTTGTAATTACGGTCCCTGCTCCGTTTGCTTTTGGTAACACAAAGGCAATGCCATGGAATTATGAATCGAAGGTCTATTTGTATGAGCAAGAGATGAAGGAAGAGCCTGTCAAGCCTGAAGAAGCTAGTGTGAATATTACTGGAGCCGGGGGCATAACCCGCAATGGTAGAGTATTTGCACCAGTACCTCCCGCAGACAAGGGCGATCAAGGAGCCTCAAGCAGAAACCCTGGCAAAAAAGTGGTGAATGATGATGGCCAAGGGCAGAACGCGGCTCAGAAAGTAACTCCTACTGACGAAGTGGACGAATTTCTCCGCcttatcaagaagagtgactacaaaGTGGTTGACCATCTCAATCAGACACCGTCGAAGATATCTATGCTTGCACTTTTGATGAGTTCAGAGGCGTACCGAGAAGATCTAATGAAGTTCTTAAGGGCCGCATATGTCCCTCAAGAAATATCGGTGAACCAGTTTGAAGCGGTGGTGGCCAATATATCTGCTAGCAGTTGTCTGGGTTTCAACGATGATGAATTGCCACCCGAAGGTAGAAACCATAACAAAGCGCTCCACATTTCGATTGAATGTGTGGACACAGTCTTATCAAGGGTATTAGTGGATACCGGATCTTCATTAAATGTTCTACCCAAGAACTCGCTTTCCAAGCTGACCATTGAAGGATTGTTGATGAAACCCAACTCGCTCATCGTGAGGGCATTTGATGGATCAAGGCGAACAATGATAGGAGAGGTTGATCTCCCCATGAAGATAGGGCCTCATATATTCTTCATCATATTCTACGTGATAGATATTTACCCCGCCTACAGCTGTCTCCTGGGACGCCCATGGATACACTCGGTTGGCGCCGTGACCTTAACCCTCCACCAGAGACTGAAGTTCATGATTGACAATAAACTGGTAGTGGTGAAAGGAGAAGAAGATATAGTGGTAAGCCATTTGGaatcgttcaagtatgttgaggttGGATGAGAGATCCATGAGACTCCTTTCCAAGCCTTCGAAGTAGTGAACATGGAAATGACTCCACAAGTGAAAGTTGCTCCAGGCACAAAACTTTCCATGGCATCATGGAAAGATGCGAAGACTATAATTCAGGCTGGACACCCCATAGGCTGGGCCAGAGTACTTGATTTGCCAATAAACAAAGATAGATCTGGATTGGGATTCCCCTCTCACTAAATGACTCAAACGCAGAGTGCCGCTAATACGAACAAAGGGCCGATTCCCGCGATACTCGATACTTTTACTAGTGCGGGGCACCTTGGAGACAATTCAATCTgtatgtgtaacacctcaaaatttgccctcctctcttaggactagcttaacatattgcatttcatttttaggtcattaggcattgcatctttgcatatcatatggcaacaataagcaagtcatcctcctaggtcttgatcagaagatgaagaggttaaaagattcaagcctaagggttttatggattgatcactaaccatctgagggtgtgtgcttcaaattagggtttcttggttcctcaaggaggtggatcattatcttggttggaaatggtacatcatcatcatcatggtcttgtcatcaccaagagattcattgtgcttgaccagatgccttgggattagggttttgacctctggtcaaccctaatcatctgcattgtgccaatcagggcttgttaaggagatgaggtcttGATTGAGATAAGGGATCATTCCAtggtttcattgagcttatggaagctagggtttcatgtttgagccatttcatcaggagattgaggctcaagttcatctgtgcataaccaattcatctatcagtcaacaaaagtcaaccaaagtcaaccaaaggtcaactgatggatttggaggtgggagagggttagaaacacttcattcatgtcaaaacaagtttcatttgacatttcaaacatcaacaatgaagaaaataaagtcagatgaaaactttccaaaaatagaaagtgacttgtaattcaaaattgccaaaaatggaaaggtcttctccttaagattacatgtccaaaaatgcttcaaatgaaattttgtccaacatgagagtttaagatcttgctctcacctttccaaaaagtccaagaacatgaatttctcatttgtggttggcaagttatggatcaatcttggtcaagaaaatttgaacttcaaaagtgcataacttttgaaccaaaaggccaaatgaagtgggaTTTTTTGAAACATTCTTCTCTTGTCATGTACTATCCAAATTACACATCATAATCCATGAGTTTCCATTGCAAAAAAATTGgactttccatttgaattttggagggaaaaatgcaatttgaaaattatgcTTTAAATTCACTTGATTCCACTTGCCTTGGCTTAGAAACAGCATTTTGAAGTGAATTGGTTCAGAAACcttg encodes:
- the LOC127129531 gene encoding uncharacterized protein LOC127129531; amino-acid sequence: MGAPSHTIENCRAFKHKVQDLIDAKAISFAPNGPNTNNNPMPPHAGPSVSMTEEEKKVMYRVEEIRTLLAVVKEQLLMNEVHPGCDAECEGCLVNPQDFEKLKVGVQKLIDQGVMIIEHMFAANEVSTLEIPYDLVRVPVEIPYDPIPVPATAYPITSLVITVPAPFAFGNTKAMPWNYESKVYLYEQEMKEEPVKPEEASVNITGAGGITRNGRVFAPVPPADKGDQGASSRNPGKKVVNDDGQGQNAAQKVTPTDEVDEFLRLIKKSDYKVVDHLNQTPSKISMLALLMSSEAYREDLMKFLRAAYVPQEISVNQFEAVVANISASSCLGFNDDELPPEGRNHNKALHISIECVDTVLSRVLVDTGSSLNVLPKNSLSKLTIEGLLMKPNSLIVRAFDGSRRTMIGEVDLPMKIGPHIFFIIFYVIDIYPAYSCLLGRPWIHSVGAVTLTLHQRLKFMIDNKLVVVKGEEDIVVSHLESFKYVEVG